One stretch of Desulfosoma sp. DNA includes these proteins:
- a CDS encoding CTP synthase, with translation MRDPKYIFITGGVLSSLGKGLAAASIGALMESRGLRVTLQKLDPYINVDPGTMNPFQHGEVYVTDDGAETDLDLGHYERFTHARMTKRNNYTSGSIYYSVITKERRGEYLGGTVQVIPHVTDEIKACIRQVADGVDLVIVEIGGTVGDIESLPFLEAIRQFRIDVGRENALYIHVTLVPYVKAAGEVKTKPTQHSVKELRGIGIQPDILLCRTEFPLSKEIKAKIGHFCNVEPDAVITAKDVECIYEVPLCFHEEGLDEKILKKLNIWTRAPQLDDWRDLIRRMKNPSREVTIAIVGKYIDLRESYKSLNEALAHGGAANDARVHLQYVDSENVERTGGEALLQQADGILVPGGFGMRGIEGKIKAIHYAREHRVPFFGICLGMQMAVVEFARHVAGLEGAHSMEIDKHTPHPVIFLMREWFDYKNNRLVHRNEDSDLGGTMRLGAYPCLLEPGSFAYEAYRKVEISERHRHRYEFNNEYREILGNAGLRFTGLSPDRNLVEIIELPDHPWFLGCQFHPEFKSRPMDPHPLFKAFVKKALEFSEEKKSEASETAVP, from the coding sequence TTGAGAGACCCCAAGTACATCTTTATTACCGGAGGAGTTTTATCCTCCCTGGGCAAGGGGCTGGCGGCCGCTTCCATCGGCGCGCTTATGGAAAGCCGAGGTCTTCGTGTCACGTTGCAGAAGTTGGACCCTTACATCAACGTGGATCCCGGCACCATGAATCCCTTTCAGCACGGCGAAGTGTACGTCACCGACGACGGGGCCGAAACAGACCTGGATTTGGGTCATTATGAGCGCTTCACCCATGCGCGCATGACCAAGCGCAACAACTACACCTCAGGCAGCATCTACTACAGTGTGATCACCAAGGAACGACGAGGGGAGTACTTGGGCGGAACCGTTCAGGTGATTCCGCATGTGACAGACGAAATCAAGGCATGTATTCGCCAGGTGGCCGATGGGGTGGATCTGGTCATCGTGGAAATCGGTGGAACCGTTGGGGATATTGAAAGTTTGCCTTTTTTGGAAGCCATTCGCCAATTTCGCATTGATGTGGGCCGGGAAAACGCTCTCTACATTCATGTAACCTTGGTCCCTTACGTGAAGGCTGCGGGTGAAGTGAAAACCAAACCCACGCAGCACAGTGTCAAGGAACTGCGGGGCATCGGTATTCAGCCGGATATTTTGTTGTGTCGCACAGAATTTCCCCTTTCTAAAGAAATCAAGGCCAAGATCGGCCATTTTTGTAATGTGGAACCGGACGCCGTCATTACCGCTAAAGATGTGGAATGCATTTATGAGGTGCCCTTATGCTTTCACGAGGAAGGGCTTGATGAAAAGATTCTCAAAAAACTCAATATTTGGACTCGAGCTCCTCAACTGGACGACTGGAGGGATCTCATTCGGCGCATGAAAAACCCGTCTCGAGAAGTGACCATCGCCATTGTGGGGAAATACATTGATCTGCGAGAATCCTACAAGAGCCTCAATGAGGCTTTGGCGCATGGTGGGGCGGCCAATGATGCCCGTGTGCACCTGCAGTACGTGGATTCAGAAAACGTGGAACGAACAGGCGGGGAGGCTTTATTGCAGCAGGCTGACGGTATCTTGGTGCCCGGAGGCTTTGGAATGCGAGGGATCGAAGGAAAGATCAAGGCGATTCATTATGCTCGGGAACACAGGGTGCCCTTCTTTGGAATCTGTCTTGGCATGCAGATGGCCGTGGTGGAGTTTGCTCGGCATGTGGCGGGCTTGGAAGGGGCGCACAGCATGGAAATCGACAAACACACGCCGCACCCTGTCATCTTTCTTATGCGGGAATGGTTCGACTACAAGAACAATCGGCTGGTTCATCGGAACGAAGACTCCGATTTGGGAGGCACCATGCGGCTCGGGGCCTATCCGTGCCTCTTGGAGCCGGGCAGTTTTGCTTATGAAGCCTACCGAAAGGTGGAAATCTCGGAAAGACATCGGCACCGCTACGAGTTCAACAATGAGTATCGGGAGATTTTAGGCAACGCCGGTTTGCGTTTTACGGGGTTGTCGCCGGACCGGAACTTGGTTGAAATTATCGAGCTGCCGGATCACCCGTGGTTTTTGGGTTGTCAATTTCACCCGGAATTCAAATCCAGACCCATGGATCCTCATCCGTTGTTCAAGGCGTTTGTGAAAAAGGCTTTGGAGTTTTCGGAAGAGAAAAAGAGTGAAGCGAGCGAAACGGCTGTTCCGTGA
- the lptA gene encoding lipopolysaccharide transport periplasmic protein LptA produces the protein MKEQRPTSRKPLDLKRIKDGFRFGVSVGLAVWLLALATGLLAQSQSPLPSRSGREAAAPIHIASDRMTADQKSRSVVFEGHVTVQQGAMTITAQKLTVYGVEKEKGSTTKSGTVTGDQIDRIEVEGNVVISEGDRVATAQKAVLYNQEQKIVLMGEPELVQGKDRVQGDLITLYLQEQRSVVEGRSGKPVQAVFHPKESPQKP, from the coding sequence ATGAAGGAACAAAGACCAACGTCAAGAAAACCCTTGGACTTGAAGCGGATTAAAGATGGGTTTCGATTCGGCGTCTCGGTGGGCCTTGCTGTATGGCTCCTGGCGCTTGCTACCGGTCTTCTTGCCCAAAGCCAATCCCCCCTACCTTCACGTTCAGGACGTGAGGCCGCCGCTCCCATTCATATTGCCAGTGATCGTATGACGGCCGATCAGAAGAGTCGCTCGGTGGTTTTTGAAGGCCATGTGACGGTGCAGCAGGGTGCCATGACCATCACGGCGCAAAAGCTCACTGTTTACGGCGTGGAAAAAGAAAAGGGTTCCACGACAAAATCGGGTACAGTGACAGGGGATCAGATCGATCGCATTGAAGTCGAGGGCAATGTGGTCATTTCCGAAGGGGATCGAGTCGCCACGGCCCAAAAGGCTGTCTTGTATAATCAAGAGCAAAAGATTGTGCTCATGGGGGAACCGGAGCTCGTGCAAGGTAAGGACAGGGTTCAAGGCGACCTCATCACGCTCTACCTGCAAGAGCAAAGAAGTGTGGTGGAAGGCCGATCGGGAAAGCCCGTTCAGGCGGTCTTTCACCCCAAGGAATCACCACAGAAACCATGA
- a CDS encoding branched-chain amino acid ABC transporter permease has product MMWVQFLIGVLSLGFFYTLTALGFSLIFGVTHAFNLAHGELIVLSGYIAYGLMKGFGWAFWMTLPVCMLCLSLVLIGIHQVLNKVGEPYELNSLVMTFGIALIAQNIMLFLFSADYRLIPSFEDTVFSPFPGTTVTSTHLWSFVLSSAATAGVFLMLHRTYLGKALRATIQEREAAMLAGIHVRRMKKVAFAIGGLLIGLAGPIFGRLAYLHPAGGMEATLIAIVITIFAGVGHVRSLLLGACVLAALESGASLVLGTNWRELVSALILIVLLLWKPHGLLVGKRSAPEL; this is encoded by the coding sequence ATGATGTGGGTGCAATTCTTGATCGGAGTTTTATCACTCGGTTTCTTTTACACTTTGACGGCTTTAGGGTTTTCCCTGATCTTTGGTGTCACCCACGCCTTTAATCTCGCCCATGGAGAATTGATTGTTTTAAGCGGCTATATTGCCTATGGCCTGATGAAGGGGTTCGGCTGGGCCTTTTGGATGACCCTTCCCGTCTGCATGCTGTGTCTCAGCCTGGTGCTCATCGGCATACATCAGGTGCTGAACAAGGTAGGGGAACCTTATGAATTGAATTCTCTGGTCATGACCTTCGGCATCGCCCTCATTGCCCAGAACATTATGCTGTTTCTCTTCAGTGCCGACTACCGCTTGATCCCTTCTTTTGAAGACACCGTTTTTTCGCCTTTTCCCGGCACCACGGTCACGTCCACGCACCTTTGGAGTTTTGTGCTGTCTTCCGCAGCCACAGCCGGCGTCTTTTTGATGTTGCATCGGACTTATTTGGGCAAGGCTTTGCGAGCCACCATTCAAGAGCGGGAAGCGGCCATGCTGGCAGGAATTCATGTGCGCCGCATGAAAAAGGTGGCTTTTGCCATCGGAGGTCTGCTCATCGGCCTTGCCGGGCCGATCTTTGGACGCTTGGCCTATCTGCATCCGGCCGGAGGCATGGAAGCGACCCTCATCGCCATTGTGATCACCATTTTTGCCGGTGTCGGGCATGTGCGAAGTCTTCTACTTGGAGCCTGTGTCCTGGCGGCTTTAGAATCAGGGGCTTCGCTGGTTTTGGGGACGAACTGGCGCGAATTGGTCAGTGCTCTGATTCTCATCGTTTTGCTGTTGTGGAAACCTCACGGACTGCTGGTGGGGAAAAGGTCGGCCCCGGAATTGTGA
- a CDS encoding acyl-CoA synthetase, with translation MAKIPEDYLPPKDTWPEYIVPEEFADTPMELNLADYLLDRHVREGRGDNIAIKFMDKSITYAQLQQMVNKFGNALKAAGVEPQDRVGIRLVNSPQALVTIFAIEKIGAIPIPTSPLWSKEEVAFVVNNAEMKYFVVNAPLMGPVEEAKPDFDYGTKVIVIGGNPDEVKAQGNLVYEEMLQQGSPELEATMLKADDIGVILYTSGTTGMPKGCVHFVRPVIIESRLVNKYVYNLKPGDILGGAAPVSFAAGFGTFTLIPFEGGAGISLLPKFAPADMMELIEKHKITVLTGLPTAYRALMKFPDFKKYDFSSVRLCTSGGDALGAETLEGWTKLTGQPIWEGLGGTEMLHLLTSNTLNPEPVPNSIGKALPGVLVRVVDADWNDCKPNEVGSMIIKGPSGTLYWKPYVDGERLLKSQQKGVKNGWNQMGDAVYMREDGNIFFVSREDDMIKSSGYRIGPAEVEEAILKHPAVADCGVIGVPDPEKGQVTKAFIVLKPGYEGGDAFFEELKEFLKQHIAVYKLPRLVEYVDSLPRTPTGKLLRRMLRK, from the coding sequence ATGGCGAAGATCCCGGAAGATTATCTCCCCCCAAAAGACACATGGCCCGAATACATCGTGCCGGAAGAATTTGCCGACACTCCCATGGAGCTGAATCTTGCCGACTATCTGCTGGACAGGCATGTACGAGAGGGGCGGGGAGACAACATTGCCATCAAGTTCATGGATAAGTCGATCACTTACGCCCAGCTTCAACAGATGGTTAACAAGTTCGGCAACGCCTTGAAGGCTGCCGGCGTTGAACCTCAGGACCGCGTCGGTATTCGCCTGGTCAATTCCCCTCAGGCCCTTGTGACCATCTTTGCCATTGAAAAGATCGGGGCCATTCCCATTCCCACCTCACCCTTGTGGTCCAAGGAGGAAGTGGCCTTTGTGGTCAACAATGCGGAGATGAAGTATTTTGTGGTCAACGCGCCACTCATGGGCCCTGTGGAGGAGGCCAAGCCGGATTTTGACTATGGCACAAAAGTCATTGTCATCGGCGGGAATCCCGATGAGGTGAAGGCTCAGGGGAATCTGGTCTATGAAGAAATGCTTCAGCAGGGATCGCCTGAGCTGGAAGCGACCATGCTCAAAGCCGATGACATTGGAGTCATTCTTTACACTTCAGGCACTACAGGCATGCCCAAGGGCTGCGTGCATTTCGTTCGGCCGGTGATTATTGAATCCCGTCTGGTCAATAAATACGTATACAATTTGAAGCCGGGAGATATTCTGGGTGGAGCGGCTCCGGTTTCCTTTGCCGCCGGCTTTGGGACCTTCACGCTGATTCCCTTTGAAGGCGGCGCCGGTATTTCGCTTCTGCCTAAATTCGCTCCAGCCGACATGATGGAGCTTATCGAAAAGCACAAGATCACCGTGCTCACGGGGCTTCCTACGGCTTACCGAGCTTTGATGAAGTTCCCGGACTTCAAGAAATACGACTTCAGCAGCGTTCGGCTGTGCACTTCCGGCGGCGATGCTTTGGGCGCCGAAACCTTGGAAGGATGGACGAAGCTCACGGGTCAGCCCATCTGGGAAGGTCTCGGCGGTACCGAAATGCTTCATCTGCTCACATCCAACACACTGAACCCCGAACCTGTACCCAATTCCATCGGGAAAGCTCTTCCCGGTGTCCTCGTGCGCGTTGTGGATGCCGACTGGAACGATTGCAAGCCCAATGAAGTGGGCAGCATGATCATCAAAGGACCCTCGGGCACTTTGTACTGGAAGCCTTATGTGGACGGCGAACGCCTTCTCAAATCCCAGCAAAAGGGTGTGAAGAACGGCTGGAACCAGATGGGTGATGCGGTGTACATGCGCGAAGACGGTAATATCTTCTTCGTGTCCCGTGAAGACGACATGATCAAGAGTTCCGGCTACCGCATCGGCCCTGCCGAAGTGGAAGAAGCCATCCTTAAGCATCCGGCTGTGGCGGATTGTGGTGTCATCGGTGTGCCCGATCCGGAAAAAGGCCAGGTGACCAAGGCGTTTATCGTTCTTAAACCCGGCTATGAAGGTGGGGACGCGTTCTTTGAGGAACTTAAGGAATTCCTTAAGCAGCACATTGCCGTCTACAAGCTGCCACGTCTGGTGGAATATGTGGACAGCTTGCCGAGAACGCCCACCGGAAAACTTCTCAGGCGCATGTTGAGGAAATAA
- a CDS encoding MBL fold metallo-hydrolase — MGYRVTVLCENTVPVPGLIGEHGFAAYVESPEATLLFDTGQGFGLIQNSLRLKKDLSKVDKLVLSHGHFDHTGGMLAFLGVRGPCPVVAHPDVLLERFRYMPVGPVEKPVSIGLPWKEAYLTTRGAQFQWVESFAEIAPNVFVSGQVPRQTDFETGDPKFVIRANGGWTSDPFRDDYSMALKTPKGLVVLLGCAHAGLINILDHLTSQTGESRIYAVLGGTHLGFSPMDQLDKTIEALKRFDVQILAVSHCTGQEPIARLAAEFGSRFAFAPVGYVLEVAD, encoded by the coding sequence ATGGGATATCGAGTCACCGTGCTGTGTGAAAACACCGTTCCCGTGCCGGGGCTTATTGGAGAACACGGCTTTGCGGCCTACGTGGAAAGCCCCGAAGCGACGCTGCTCTTTGACACAGGCCAAGGGTTCGGTTTGATCCAAAATTCCCTTCGCCTCAAAAAGGATCTTTCCAAGGTGGACAAGCTGGTGCTCAGCCACGGCCATTTTGACCACACGGGAGGTATGCTGGCCTTTCTTGGAGTGCGAGGGCCCTGTCCCGTGGTGGCTCATCCGGACGTGCTCTTGGAAAGGTTCCGCTACATGCCGGTAGGTCCTGTGGAAAAACCTGTCTCCATTGGATTGCCCTGGAAAGAAGCCTATCTGACGACACGAGGCGCTCAATTTCAGTGGGTGGAATCCTTTGCGGAAATCGCTCCCAACGTCTTTGTGTCCGGACAGGTCCCTCGACAGACCGATTTTGAAACCGGAGATCCCAAGTTTGTCATTCGCGCCAACGGCGGCTGGACATCGGATCCGTTTCGCGACGATTATTCCATGGCGCTCAAAACCCCCAAAGGGCTGGTGGTCCTTCTCGGCTGTGCCCATGCGGGTTTGATCAACATTTTGGATCATTTGACAAGCCAAACGGGGGAAAGCCGCATCTATGCGGTTCTTGGGGGTACCCATTTGGGCTTTTCGCCCATGGACCAGTTGGACAAGACCATTGAAGCCCTTAAAAGATTTGATGTTCAGATTCTAGCGGTCAGTCACTGTACCGGACAGGAGCCTATCGCCAGACTTGCGGCGGAATTTGGATCCCGTTTCGCTTTCGCCCCGGTCGGCTATGTGCTTGAAGTGGCGGATTGA
- a CDS encoding geranylgeranyl reductase family protein, translating into MIADCVVIGAGPAGSCAARKAAQRGLTTLCFDKERFPREKPCGGALSMNGVKTLDFPLPASVRESYVYGIRAHHGSRVLEARRSQPIAVLVRRETFDTFLVEKALEAGADLHMGEKVLDLEESQHYVTVKTNRGHYRSRYVIVAYGASGVLNRRSQGPASKRKRWKAVTRREALSSLKHPSSRNENFLEFYFDAYPMGYGWVFPLQDGFSIGVGGLHTGTFSTRKAFLDFLRKFKDSESASYRGSIIPCPGIASVLGTHRILYAGDAGGFGEAFSGEGIYYAMRSGQLASETIADALQGLLQRPLHQVYRSRCLRVLGDNLRYAAFFAKWVYRFPGFFVHLFARKRLWAQEFLGIPLGETTYKHFLLKRFSFGLLGNNGR; encoded by the coding sequence ATGATTGCGGACTGTGTCGTTATCGGAGCCGGACCCGCTGGATCTTGCGCCGCACGCAAAGCGGCGCAGCGTGGCCTCACAACCCTTTGTTTTGACAAAGAGCGATTTCCTCGGGAAAAACCCTGCGGAGGCGCCCTATCCATGAATGGCGTCAAAACGTTGGATTTTCCTTTGCCGGCTTCCGTCCGAGAAAGTTATGTTTACGGCATTCGAGCACACCACGGCTCCAGGGTTTTGGAGGCTCGACGATCTCAACCCATCGCCGTGCTGGTACGTCGGGAAACCTTCGATACGTTTTTGGTGGAAAAAGCCCTGGAAGCCGGCGCCGACCTCCACATGGGTGAAAAAGTCCTGGACCTCGAAGAATCCCAACATTACGTGACGGTGAAGACCAATCGAGGGCACTACCGCAGCCGATATGTCATCGTGGCTTATGGCGCCTCGGGAGTCTTGAACCGACGTTCTCAAGGCCCGGCAAGCAAACGAAAGCGCTGGAAGGCCGTGACTCGACGGGAAGCGCTTTCGTCCCTAAAGCACCCTTCTTCGCGCAATGAAAATTTTCTGGAATTTTATTTCGATGCTTACCCCATGGGGTACGGCTGGGTTTTTCCGCTGCAGGACGGCTTTTCCATCGGGGTCGGAGGTTTGCATACCGGGACTTTTTCCACGAGAAAGGCCTTTCTTGATTTTCTGCGAAAGTTCAAAGATTCAGAGAGCGCTTCTTACCGGGGCAGTATCATTCCATGTCCCGGCATTGCTTCCGTTCTAGGCACCCATCGAATCCTTTACGCCGGAGACGCGGGCGGTTTTGGAGAAGCCTTCTCAGGTGAAGGAATTTACTACGCCATGCGTTCGGGACAGCTGGCCTCGGAAACCATCGCCGATGCGCTTCAAGGCTTGCTGCAACGCCCCTTGCATCAGGTTTACCGTAGCCGGTGTCTTCGCGTCTTGGGGGACAATCTTCGGTACGCGGCTTTTTTTGCCAAATGGGTTTATCGATTTCCCGGTTTTTTTGTTCATCTTTTTGCCAGAAAAAGGCTCTGGGCTCAGGAATTTCTAGGAATCCCTTTGGGCGAAACCACCTACAAGCACTTTTTGCTCAAGCGGTTCAGCTTTGGTCTTCTTGGAAATAACGGGAGGTGA
- a CDS encoding ABC transporter substrate-binding protein, whose product MWCARLVFVCVFSWMVGLTAVQAVWSSQDAVRLGAVNPLTGKLGNHGQEILSGIESAVQEINESGGIKGRPVQLLSRDDQSHPETAINQVQDLIYREKVTALTGGYVDSLVGPISQLASKAQVPYVASASLQKDLTVRGKNPFFFRISHLDGITEPLCRFLPEVLPGKRVAILHAATPGATEFSQTLFQCLRGSSLELVLVEKFRPGTPDFSPFLLKMRSLQADVLVSAAFFADHLILVRQIREQNVPLTAYIGPWGVAYPEFIEQMGPAAEHLLGLSAWLPDFPLTGTEEESKRFTEKFRKRYGRDPTSTVMHGYTSARVLLEAMQAVSARGLPLNGPHIAEALRNTDITLPMGRVQFDYKGDPLHYQQLVIQIQNGRLVPIYPAQRAQGSWIPMTMPVR is encoded by the coding sequence ATGTGGTGTGCACGGCTGGTCTTTGTGTGTGTGTTTTCATGGATGGTGGGGCTCACGGCCGTCCAAGCCGTTTGGTCTTCTCAGGATGCCGTGCGCCTTGGAGCCGTGAACCCGCTTACGGGAAAACTTGGCAATCACGGTCAGGAAATCCTTAGCGGCATTGAATCCGCTGTGCAAGAAATCAACGAAAGCGGAGGGATCAAAGGACGTCCTGTTCAGTTGCTTTCCAGAGACGACCAAAGTCATCCGGAAACGGCCATCAATCAGGTTCAGGATCTGATCTATCGGGAAAAGGTAACGGCTCTGACGGGTGGCTATGTGGATTCTCTGGTCGGTCCTATCAGTCAGCTGGCTTCCAAGGCTCAGGTGCCATACGTCGCTTCGGCAAGCCTTCAAAAAGACCTCACCGTTCGCGGCAAAAATCCCTTCTTCTTTCGCATCTCCCATTTGGACGGAATCACGGAACCTTTATGTCGATTCCTGCCCGAAGTCTTGCCAGGTAAAAGGGTGGCGATTCTCCATGCCGCGACGCCAGGAGCTACGGAGTTTTCTCAAACCCTCTTTCAGTGCCTACGAGGTTCAAGCTTAGAGCTGGTCTTGGTGGAAAAGTTTCGTCCTGGAACCCCCGATTTTTCCCCATTTCTTCTCAAAATGCGCTCCCTGCAAGCGGACGTTCTTGTCAGTGCCGCCTTTTTTGCCGACCATTTGATCCTAGTGCGCCAGATTCGGGAACAAAACGTTCCTCTGACCGCTTACATCGGCCCTTGGGGCGTGGCGTACCCGGAGTTCATCGAACAGATGGGGCCGGCAGCCGAACACCTTTTGGGACTGAGCGCTTGGCTGCCGGATTTTCCACTTACGGGAACGGAAGAGGAATCCAAGCGCTTTACGGAAAAATTTAGAAAGCGATACGGCCGGGATCCCACCTCCACCGTCATGCACGGCTACACTTCGGCTCGAGTGCTTCTTGAGGCCATGCAGGCCGTGTCGGCTCGCGGCCTTCCTTTGAACGGCCCTCATATTGCGGAAGCGCTGAGAAACACCGACATCACATTGCCCATGGGTCGCGTGCAGTTTGACTACAAGGGGGATCCCCTGCATTATCAGCAGCTCGTCATCCAAATTCAAAACGGGCGCCTTGTGCCCATATATCCGGCACAACGCGCTCAAGGTTCCTGGATTCCTATGACAATGCCGGTGCGTTAG
- a CDS encoding CBS domain-containing protein, whose product MPATAAYNTLISTSSRTDRQVPAMIVRHWMTTKVVTTTKEASIQDALKLMKRHSIRHLPVVEANGTLVGWVTDADLRSVLIASMLEELSVEDVMVRRPITVSAEDSLERAAQLALENRIGGLPVVDGQKLVGVITVVDMLSAFISMLGLMQSSSRLDVRLVSPQQSLDSVTRLLQDKGAEIISVCHVKPTEAHEAVYSFRLKKCSMEPILGSLKEEGIEVVSAEM is encoded by the coding sequence ATGCCCGCCACCGCAGCGTACAATACATTGATCAGCACGTCGTCTCGTACCGATCGGCAGGTTCCGGCAATGATCGTTCGCCATTGGATGACCACAAAAGTGGTAACCACCACCAAAGAGGCGTCCATTCAGGATGCGCTCAAGCTTATGAAACGCCATTCCATTCGTCATCTTCCCGTGGTGGAGGCGAACGGCACCTTGGTGGGCTGGGTGACCGATGCGGATCTGCGCAGTGTGCTCATTGCTTCCATGCTGGAAGAGCTTTCCGTGGAAGATGTCATGGTCCGAAGACCCATTACGGTCAGCGCGGAGGATTCCCTGGAAAGGGCCGCACAATTGGCTCTGGAGAACCGCATCGGCGGTTTGCCTGTCGTAGATGGTCAAAAGCTTGTCGGGGTCATCACGGTTGTGGATATGTTATCGGCTTTCATTTCCATGCTTGGATTAATGCAAAGTTCAAGCAGGCTGGATGTGAGGCTGGTGAGTCCTCAACAGTCCTTGGACAGTGTAACGCGATTGCTTCAGGACAAAGGGGCTGAAATTATTAGTGTCTGTCATGTAAAGCCCACGGAGGCCCACGAGGCCGTCTATTCCTTTCGCCTCAAGAAGTGTTCCATGGAACCCATTCTCGGATCCTTGAAGGAGGAAGGCATCGAAGTGGTTTCGGCAGAGATGTGA
- the lptC gene encoding LPS export ABC transporter periplasmic protein LptC encodes MKKSAKVIPWLFMAMAVVLTVFVFQAFFTAPKEKKTEQAPVASTVDADIRLTDMDYTEVQEGKPKWRLKAQEAKYYEGEQKTLLTGVTFTLFLEDQREVLLVSDHGLLYAGRKDIELWGNVTARVPQGYEVHCDKVLYQHGAQNIESRSPVRLTGPQLDLEGRQWHYDLASSTVLVEGNVKALVRGFFGASTGGS; translated from the coding sequence ATGAAGAAAAGTGCCAAGGTGATTCCTTGGCTTTTTATGGCGATGGCCGTGGTCCTCACGGTTTTTGTCTTCCAGGCTTTTTTCACAGCGCCGAAGGAAAAAAAGACGGAGCAAGCCCCCGTTGCTTCCACCGTGGATGCGGATATTCGGTTGACGGACATGGATTACACGGAGGTGCAGGAAGGCAAGCCCAAATGGCGTCTCAAAGCCCAGGAGGCCAAATACTACGAAGGGGAACAAAAGACGCTTCTGACGGGGGTGACTTTTACATTGTTTTTGGAAGACCAGCGAGAAGTGCTGCTGGTAAGCGACCATGGGCTTCTTTACGCGGGCCGTAAAGACATCGAATTGTGGGGAAACGTCACGGCCCGTGTGCCTCAAGGTTATGAAGTCCACTGCGACAAGGTCCTTTATCAACATGGAGCCCAAAACATAGAATCCCGCTCCCCTGTGCGGCTGACAGGCCCGCAACTGGACCTAGAGGGCCGACAGTGGCACTATGACCTGGCATCGTCAACCGTCCTTGTGGAAGGAAATGTAAAGGCTTTGGTGCGAGGATTTTTTGGAGCGAGCACTGGAGGATCATGA
- a CDS encoding HAD-IIIA family hydrolase: MNEELKNRILAVRLVIFDVDGVLTDGGITIHDDGSESKTFDVKDGHGMKLLQRAGLQIALISGRYCAAVEHRAKGLGIEHVYQGIHRKLDAYDKIKTSTGLEDHRIAYVGDDLIDVPVMRRVGLAVCVQDAVEHVKPFAHYVTQRPGGRGAAREVCEMILKVQGLWETVTSRYFQEDQS, from the coding sequence GTGAATGAAGAACTCAAAAATCGAATTCTTGCCGTGCGCTTGGTGATCTTTGATGTGGACGGCGTGCTTACCGACGGCGGGATTACCATCCATGATGATGGGTCCGAATCCAAAACTTTTGACGTGAAAGACGGGCATGGCATGAAACTGCTTCAGCGCGCAGGTCTTCAGATCGCGCTGATTTCCGGACGTTATTGCGCCGCCGTGGAACACAGGGCCAAAGGGCTGGGGATTGAACACGTGTACCAAGGAATTCATCGCAAATTGGATGCTTACGACAAGATCAAAACATCCACCGGCCTGGAAGACCACCGGATAGCTTACGTGGGAGACGATCTTATCGATGTTCCTGTCATGCGCCGTGTGGGTTTGGCGGTGTGTGTTCAGGACGCCGTGGAGCATGTCAAACCCTTTGCGCATTATGTCACCCAAAGACCAGGGGGGAGAGGGGCGGCGCGGGAAGTCTGCGAGATGATTCTCAAAGTGCAAGGCCTTTGGGAAACCGTCACCTCCCGTTATTTCCAAGAAGACCAAAGCTGA
- the kdsA gene encoding 3-deoxy-8-phosphooctulonate synthase, producing MHDSVSPIWIQGQPFGKERLFVIAGPCVLESEGLAVRVAATMARICRELDIPYIFKSSYDKANRTSIESYRGPGLVEGLRILHQVRSQVGVPVITDVHAVDEAASAAQVVDVLQIPAFLARQTDLVVAAAKTGKPINLKKAQFLAPWDMFQVVRKAESAGNRQIFITERGTCFGYNTLVVDMRSVSLLSRSPYPLVFDATHSVQIPGGQGTASGGERRFVESLARAAVAAGADGIFMEVHEDPDRALCDGPNSVPLNEVFAILKALKDVYETTRRHPFRLQDAPLFAQRP from the coding sequence GTGCATGATTCCGTGTCTCCCATTTGGATTCAAGGGCAGCCCTTTGGTAAAGAGCGACTCTTCGTCATAGCGGGACCATGCGTCTTGGAAAGCGAAGGTCTGGCTGTGCGTGTGGCTGCCACCATGGCCCGTATCTGCCGTGAATTGGACATTCCCTATATTTTCAAGAGCTCCTATGACAAGGCAAATCGCACCTCCATTGAATCCTATCGCGGCCCCGGACTCGTGGAAGGCCTTAGGATTCTTCATCAAGTGCGGTCTCAGGTGGGAGTGCCTGTGATCACGGACGTGCATGCCGTGGATGAAGCCGCTTCGGCGGCCCAAGTGGTTGATGTGTTGCAGATTCCTGCTTTCCTGGCTCGACAGACGGACTTGGTGGTGGCGGCGGCCAAGACGGGAAAACCTATCAATCTCAAAAAAGCCCAATTTCTAGCCCCTTGGGACATGTTTCAGGTGGTTCGAAAGGCGGAAAGTGCGGGAAATCGCCAGATTTTTATTACGGAACGAGGCACCTGCTTTGGCTACAACACCTTGGTGGTGGATATGCGTTCGGTAAGCCTTCTCAGCCGTTCGCCCTACCCCCTTGTTTTTGACGCCACCCATAGTGTGCAAATCCCCGGAGGCCAAGGGACTGCCTCCGGGGGAGAACGCCGTTTTGTGGAAAGTTTGGCTCGAGCGGCTGTGGCGGCAGGCGCGGACGGCATCTTCATGGAAGTCCATGAGGATCCGGACAGGGCGCTTTGTGACGGTCCCAATTCCGTTCCCCTGAATGAGGTCTTTGCCATTTTGAAGGCGCTCAAGGACGTGTACGAAACCACTCGAAGGCATCCTTTTCGGCTTCAAGATGCGCCTCTTTTTGCACAGAGGCCGTGA